The Pueribacillus theae genome has a window encoding:
- the yhaM gene encoding 3'-5' exoribonuclease YhaM, whose product MKKGLAHYRVGDAIEAFLLIKSVAKGLTQAGKPFLTLILQDKTADIEAKLWDSTKEDEERYAPSKIVKIAGEVMNYRGRSQLKLKAIRPSSDNDNVSVQDFIETAPLSQEVMMEKITQYVFEMRNPNIQRITRHLIRKHAEAFLHYPAATKNHHEFVSGLAYHVVSMLELAKSIAKLYPSLNTDLLYAGIILHDLGKVTELSGSVATTYTTEGVLLGHISIMVSEIAQAAKELGIEGEEVSVLQHLVLSHHGKAEWGSPKPPLIKEAEILHLIDNIDAKMNMLDRALERIEPGEFTERIFPLDNRSFYKPKF is encoded by the coding sequence TTGAAAAAGGGATTAGCACATTACAGAGTAGGAGATGCCATCGAAGCATTTTTATTAATAAAAAGTGTGGCAAAAGGATTGACACAAGCTGGGAAGCCTTTTTTAACCTTGATCTTGCAAGATAAAACAGCAGATATCGAAGCGAAACTGTGGGACAGTACGAAAGAAGATGAAGAAAGATATGCGCCAAGCAAAATTGTAAAAATTGCCGGGGAAGTAATGAACTATCGCGGCCGCAGCCAATTGAAATTGAAAGCCATTCGCCCATCTTCAGACAATGACAATGTTAGTGTTCAAGACTTTATCGAAACAGCACCGCTAAGCCAAGAGGTGATGATGGAGAAAATTACGCAATATGTGTTCGAAATGAGAAATCCAAACATCCAAAGGATCACAAGGCACCTGATCCGAAAACATGCCGAAGCTTTTCTTCATTACCCGGCAGCAACGAAAAACCATCATGAATTTGTCTCAGGACTCGCGTATCACGTCGTTTCAATGCTTGAACTAGCAAAATCAATCGCCAAACTTTACCCGTCACTAAATACCGATCTTCTGTATGCGGGGATTATCCTTCATGACTTGGGAAAAGTGACCGAGCTTTCTGGTTCTGTGGCGACAACCTATACAACAGAAGGTGTTCTTTTAGGTCATATTTCCATAATGGTCAGTGAAATTGCCCAAGCTGCAAAAGAACTTGGGATTGAAGGGGAAGAGGTATCCGTACTCCAACACCTCGTTCTAAGCCATCACGGGAAAGCAGAATGGGGGAGCCCGAAGCCACCGCTTATAAAGGAGGCGGAAATCCTTCATTTAATTGATAATATTGATGCGAAAATGAATATGCTTGATCGGGCGCTCGAACGTATCGAACCGGGTGAATTTACCGAAAGAATTTTCCCGCTTGACAACCGGTCGTTTTATAAGCCTAAATTTTAA
- a CDS encoding GerAB/ArcD/ProY family transporter has protein sequence MLTKWETLFLIIMTLPIMGHVVILPLMLDVAGRDAWISVLLSLPAALAFAYAIYRLRLNHPDITISEMLTFLLGKWFGRIVIVLFIIYFLFLTILSFSSLVDVVFIDFLPETPRMAIIIWFLIFFIYAATKGIKRIALTAGVLAFIGLITGHTVTLMDTPKKDWSELQPLLEFGWSPALWGSLILISIWIKMLLLLCVPMKDVHEKRLFLLWVIGILLNALMMNSTTTGVITIFGLGQADNFTYPAQEIVRTINLGFIDRFDIYGMILMTFGSYIRCSLYFRIAYEMSISQSSSKWTKRILFSTFVVLTFFGTLYVSKEHFRIEGAIKVYTYMIVLFPLPFLLLFISQIKRKKQKQLES, from the coding sequence ATGTTAACAAAATGGGAGACGCTATTTTTAATCATCATGACACTTCCAATTATGGGACATGTCGTTATCCTCCCATTAATGCTTGATGTCGCTGGAAGAGATGCTTGGATTTCCGTTCTTCTTTCGCTTCCAGCCGCATTAGCATTTGCGTATGCAATTTATCGACTGCGTTTGAACCATCCTGACATTACTATTTCCGAGATGCTTACCTTTCTTTTAGGTAAATGGTTCGGAAGAATTGTTATCGTTCTTTTCATTATTTATTTTTTATTTTTAACGATACTCTCGTTTTCCTCCTTAGTTGATGTTGTTTTCATCGATTTTTTACCTGAGACACCTCGAATGGCCATCATCATTTGGTTTTTAATCTTTTTTATTTATGCAGCCACAAAAGGCATTAAGCGAATTGCATTAACCGCAGGTGTGTTAGCTTTTATTGGCTTGATCACAGGTCATACCGTTACATTGATGGATACTCCAAAAAAGGATTGGAGTGAACTCCAACCTTTGTTAGAATTTGGTTGGAGTCCAGCTTTATGGGGATCTCTCATTCTTATAAGCATTTGGATTAAAATGTTGTTGTTATTATGTGTACCAATGAAAGACGTTCACGAAAAACGATTGTTTTTATTGTGGGTCATCGGGATATTGTTAAATGCGCTAATGATGAATTCGACAACAACCGGTGTCATTACCATTTTCGGACTAGGACAGGCTGATAATTTTACGTATCCGGCACAGGAAATTGTACGAACGATCAACTTAGGTTTTATCGATCGCTTTGACATTTATGGCATGATTTTAATGACGTTCGGATCATATATCCGCTGTAGCCTTTACTTTCGAATTGCTTATGAAATGAGCATATCGCAATCTTCCTCGAAGTGGACAAAACGGATTTTATTTTCAACTTTCGTTGTTCTAACCTTTTTTGGTACCCTTTATGTTTCAAAAGAACATTTTCGTATTGAGGGAGCGATTAAAGTATATACATACATGATTGTTCTGTTTCCGTTGCCATTTTTGTTGTTATTCATCTCGCAAATAAAAAGGAAAAAACAAAAACAACTTGAAAGTTAG